Proteins encoded in a region of the Photobacterium profundum SS9 genome:
- a CDS encoding IS630 family transposase, whose product MKITLTNKQKHELENQHDKTRDGRVRDRIKAVLLASEGWSTSMISQALRIHETTVLRHLKDYEQSEKLTPKNGGSSGYLSVIQTMALIEHLTEHAYHHTHQIVAYVMEHFGVQYSVPGMNKWLHHKGFSYKMPKGVPHKFDEAKQQAFIEAYDALKASCGADESILFIDAVHPTQATKITHGWIRTGQDKVLETTGSRSRLNIIGALNLSDIGATVVSDYESINSENIVRFFCKLRDSYPLEHTLHIILDGAGYHRSDLVRDAAFVLNIKLHYLPPYSPNLNPIERLWKVMNEKSRNNIYFKSKRDFKEAIDQFFTVTLPEIAGSLTSRLNDNFQVLKSASSS is encoded by the coding sequence ATGAAAATAACTCTAACCAACAAGCAGAAACACGAACTTGAAAACCAGCATGATAAAACTCGTGATGGTCGAGTGCGTGACCGTATAAAAGCGGTACTTCTTGCGTCTGAAGGTTGGAGTACCTCCATGATTTCACAAGCTCTGCGCATCCATGAAACGACAGTTCTTCGTCATCTCAAAGATTATGAACAATCTGAAAAACTGACACCTAAAAATGGCGGGTCATCAGGATACTTATCTGTAATTCAAACGATGGCGCTAATAGAGCATCTGACTGAGCATGCCTACCATCATACTCATCAAATCGTAGCCTACGTAATGGAACATTTTGGCGTTCAATACAGTGTCCCAGGTATGAACAAATGGCTTCATCACAAAGGCTTTAGTTATAAGATGCCCAAAGGTGTCCCACATAAGTTTGATGAAGCAAAACAGCAGGCTTTTATCGAGGCTTATGACGCTCTTAAAGCGAGCTGTGGCGCGGATGAATCGATTTTATTCATTGATGCTGTTCATCCAACGCAGGCGACTAAAATCACGCATGGTTGGATACGTACAGGGCAAGATAAAGTGCTTGAAACAACAGGTAGTCGTAGCCGACTTAATATTATCGGTGCGCTGAACCTGTCGGACATCGGAGCCACTGTTGTTAGTGACTATGAAAGCATTAACAGTGAGAACATCGTTCGCTTTTTCTGCAAACTGAGGGACAGTTACCCATTAGAACACACGCTCCATATCATCTTAGATGGGGCGGGATATCACCGTAGTGATTTGGTCAGGGATGCGGCTTTCGTTCTCAATATTAAGCTTCATTATCTTCCGCCTTACAGTCCGAATCTTAATCCTATAGAACGACTTTGGAAAGTGATGAACGAGAAGTCGAGGAATAACATTTACTTCAAGAGTAAACGTGACTTCAAGGAAGCTATAGACCAATTTTTTACTGTCACTCTTCCAGAGATCGCAGGCTCATTGACGTCTCGACTTAATGATAACTTTCAGGTGCTCAAGTCTGCATCTTCAAGTTGA
- a CDS encoding lipase family protein, which translates to MATVAAKRLPATYKIAACYSFGAPRVGDIEGYRPSRRLSTEL; encoded by the coding sequence CTGGCTACAGTCGCAGCAAAGCGATTACCCGCTACCTATAAAATAGCAGCTTGCTATAGCTTTGGTGCACCTAGGGTCGGTGATATTGAAGGGTATCGACCATCAAGACGCCTATCTACCGAGTTGTAA
- a CDS encoding LruC domain-containing protein, with protein sequence MKCLKRTTLLISLCSASIDVYGAHPFDDCPTEAMLFQGSPSTVYEVDLSSGSYRVANDQNTGATGVINAVGFNETDRYIYGWNKGDSTVTRINQLYFIENVSVTGLPANTNFFVGDVFDDALYFYLRGTGMYKIDLSTGDDNFIAVEIMTAAEATLNLTDFAFYPETGELFAVENSANDLYKFSFDGSGNASFAVVGSTGLTGSTTFGAQYFDVNGFMYISNNVDGNIYRLDLRDISGTIDATAEFFASGPLSGQNDGARCASAPVIATNTDFGDAPESYKTSLLTNGPRHFIGPNFFFGSLIDDEGDSAVLSGSSDDATGSDDEDGIVFINDLKQGSDTRIQVTIGGGANTYVSAWFDWNDDGDFADDGEQAITDQLLPPGVNILKLRVPESATPATTWARFRGARNTGVTYFGGVTDGEVEDYSVTINEQNLTHNYYPGEGTWVTLAYEDNWPEKDDFDFNDVVMFYRVDTVTDTNTGNIVRYDISGSLQAYGADFINGFAVQLDGIPRSAINEELTKLVVNNQTKHTAAVLEAGTTNAVAVISTNLKAEITDPVCSGSEGNYYRVWQGCSSDSANQFAFEASIPFTTPLAAGSGPSMPLNPFICGLEGRYHGDSFSGNPGRSLEIHLKGDDITSVASSSFFSTNDDTSTHTNCPGEDCDTYHTDNGISFGLLIDGEWNHPSERTDILAAYPDLEGYATSGGETNTDWYLRSNAVINQLFE encoded by the coding sequence ATGAAATGTCTGAAGCGAACAACCTTACTTATTTCATTATGCTCTGCTTCTATTGATGTTTATGGTGCTCATCCATTTGATGATTGTCCGACAGAGGCTATGTTGTTTCAAGGAAGCCCGTCAACTGTATATGAAGTTGACCTTTCCTCGGGGTCATATCGAGTTGCAAATGACCAAAACACCGGCGCTACAGGCGTTATAAATGCGGTAGGTTTTAATGAAACAGATCGCTATATTTATGGCTGGAATAAAGGTGATTCAACGGTTACGCGTATCAATCAGCTTTACTTTATTGAAAATGTATCCGTTACAGGTTTACCAGCTAATACTAATTTCTTTGTCGGTGATGTCTTTGATGATGCTTTGTACTTCTATCTTAGAGGTACTGGTATGTATAAAATCGATCTCAGTACAGGTGATGACAATTTCATTGCTGTAGAAATAATGACGGCTGCTGAAGCGACATTAAATTTAACTGACTTTGCATTCTACCCTGAAACTGGCGAACTATTTGCGGTAGAAAACAGTGCTAACGATCTGTATAAGTTCAGTTTCGATGGGTCAGGCAACGCCAGTTTTGCGGTTGTCGGTTCGACAGGTTTAACAGGGTCTACGACGTTTGGTGCACAATATTTTGACGTGAATGGCTTCATGTACATCAGTAATAATGTAGATGGGAATATTTACCGATTAGATTTACGTGATATTTCTGGAACGATCGATGCTACAGCAGAATTTTTTGCGAGTGGACCTCTTTCTGGCCAAAATGATGGTGCTCGATGTGCAAGCGCCCCTGTTATCGCGACAAATACTGATTTTGGTGATGCACCCGAAAGTTATAAGACCAGTTTACTAACCAACGGACCTCGCCACTTTATAGGGCCTAACTTTTTCTTCGGCTCACTCATTGATGATGAAGGCGACTCTGCTGTTTTATCAGGTTCTTCTGACGACGCTACAGGCTCTGATGATGAAGACGGTATTGTATTTATTAACGATTTAAAACAAGGCTCAGACACCCGCATTCAAGTAACCATTGGCGGGGGTGCAAATACCTATGTAAGTGCTTGGTTTGATTGGAATGATGATGGTGATTTTGCCGATGATGGTGAACAAGCGATAACTGACCAATTATTACCACCCGGGGTGAATATCCTTAAATTGCGAGTGCCAGAATCCGCAACCCCCGCAACAACTTGGGCACGATTTAGAGGGGCAAGAAATACAGGCGTAACCTATTTTGGGGGCGTAACAGACGGGGAAGTAGAAGATTACAGCGTAACGATTAACGAACAAAACCTAACCCATAATTACTATCCTGGGGAAGGTACATGGGTAACCCTAGCCTACGAAGATAATTGGCCAGAAAAAGATGACTTCGATTTTAACGACGTTGTAATGTTTTACCGTGTTGATACTGTCACAGATACAAATACAGGGAACATTGTTCGCTATGATATCTCAGGCAGTTTACAAGCATACGGTGCTGATTTTATTAATGGTTTTGCCGTACAACTCGATGGCATACCACGATCGGCTATCAATGAAGAGTTAACAAAGCTTGTTGTGAATAATCAAACCAAGCACACAGCAGCAGTACTAGAGGCAGGAACCACAAATGCCGTGGCGGTTATTTCTACTAACTTAAAAGCCGAAATTACAGACCCTGTATGTTCAGGTAGCGAAGGCAACTATTACCGAGTCTGGCAAGGCTGTTCAAGCGATAGTGCTAATCAGTTCGCATTTGAAGCGAGTATTCCTTTTACTACACCACTGGCGGCAGGCTCTGGGCCTAGCATGCCGCTTAACCCATTCATATGTGGATTAGAAGGCCGCTATCATGGTGATTCATTTAGCGGTAACCCTGGTCGAAGTCTAGAGATACATTTAAAAGGTGATGATATTACATCTGTTGCATCTTCAAGCTTTTTTTCTACCAATGATGATACGTCTACGCATACTAATTGCCCAGGCGAGGATTGCGATACTTACCACACCGATAACGGAATTTCATTTGGTTTACTCATTGATGGCGAATGGAACCACCCAAGTGAGAGAACCGATATTCTAGCGGCATATCCAGATTTAGAAGGGTACGCAACCTCTGGCGGAGAAACGAATACTGACTGGTACCTACGCAGTAATGCTGTTATCAATCAATTATTTGAATAA
- the bcsE gene encoding cellulose biosynthesis protein BcsE: protein MSGILNLDLDAASFDCTCQYINLFNTKKSSFKYINRLIVDVKLVSLISLSNIDDYFSGFDANERQESYDNMNVNCQKKFFLGSKFTNKTINLKNVVNDLTKMQFRTDSILIISIPDKIFDQCNNNDVTYFFRKTKIWAIDQKIAINFIIIGATVTSIIKPQLALLNRYISGLATLQHVDDTHSNYHVIFWGSHHGVISNVEFNLNTNDRNQYYVSSRENDSNYHSGLKFTDDERIYAPMTAIGDGIQVPGKVIIGNTNTDLFNILETIHIQASTVILSCYDTHEVKQLALDSFHLRRKAGSAVKIIVREMAQCLRYSDEKFLMKAGINLITPYNMSYAKFLSLIEAIQGQIFTRQIPDSIESLLKFDREYGYKGYLSNKNFVSYCSKLIEVSEQTQLHFSLIKLNLLPGMSAEECLRLCHIRRDGDIATACNHAIYILFSAVRMNDAQIALNNIFDIPVSDLFHSHIIIEDNYDFELELKNIIKHAVDIPSEITIISTEQHISYLNKEHIIPEPAITQFAINKPLRVRCK, encoded by the coding sequence ATGTCAGGAATACTAAATCTAGATTTAGATGCAGCTTCATTTGATTGTACCTGTCAGTATATAAACCTGTTTAATACAAAAAAATCGAGTTTTAAGTACATTAATCGACTCATAGTAGATGTAAAGTTGGTATCTCTTATTTCCTTATCAAATATAGATGATTATTTTTCTGGTTTTGATGCTAATGAAAGGCAAGAAAGCTACGATAATATGAATGTAAACTGCCAAAAAAAGTTTTTCCTTGGTTCCAAGTTTACAAATAAAACTATCAATTTAAAAAATGTCGTCAATGATCTCACTAAAATGCAGTTCCGTACCGATTCTATCTTAATAATTTCAATACCTGATAAAATCTTTGATCAATGTAATAATAACGATGTAACGTATTTCTTCAGAAAAACAAAAATATGGGCTATAGATCAAAAAATAGCCATTAATTTTATAATAATTGGCGCTACCGTAACATCTATCATCAAGCCTCAACTTGCTTTACTTAATCGCTATATATCTGGACTCGCTACATTGCAACACGTTGATGACACTCACTCTAATTACCATGTGATTTTTTGGGGTAGCCATCATGGGGTAATAAGTAATGTTGAATTCAATCTCAATACAAATGACCGAAATCAATATTATGTTAGCTCTCGCGAAAACGACAGTAATTACCATTCGGGACTAAAATTCACAGACGATGAGCGAATATATGCACCAATGACTGCCATCGGTGATGGCATACAAGTACCTGGTAAAGTCATTATTGGCAATACTAATACTGACCTTTTCAACATACTAGAGACTATACATATACAAGCTTCCACCGTAATTCTAAGTTGTTATGATACGCATGAAGTCAAACAACTTGCACTCGATAGCTTTCATCTAAGACGTAAAGCAGGCAGCGCTGTTAAAATCATTGTAAGAGAAATGGCTCAATGTCTACGGTATTCTGACGAGAAATTTCTGATGAAGGCTGGGATAAACCTTATTACTCCTTATAATATGTCTTACGCCAAATTTCTTAGTTTAATTGAAGCTATTCAAGGGCAAATTTTTACTCGTCAGATACCAGATTCAATTGAATCCTTACTAAAGTTTGATAGAGAATATGGCTACAAGGGCTATCTTTCTAATAAAAACTTCGTTTCTTACTGCTCTAAACTGATTGAAGTATCAGAGCAAACACAGCTACATTTCTCTTTAATAAAATTGAACCTTTTACCTGGTATGAGCGCTGAAGAATGTTTACGTTTATGCCATATTCGTCGCGATGGCGATATTGCCACTGCGTGTAATCATGCGATATATATATTATTCAGCGCAGTACGTATGAATGACGCTCAGATCGCCCTCAATAACATTTTTGACATCCCAGTCAGCGATCTCTTTCACTCCCATATTATCATTGAAGATAATTACGATTTTGAGTTGGAATTAAAGAATATTATTAAGCATGCCGTCGATATACCTTCTGAGATTACAATAATTTCAACGGAACAACATATTTCATATTTAAACAAAGAACATATAATACCTGAACCAGCCATTACACAATTTGCGATAAACAAACCGCTTAGAGTAAGGTGCAAATAA
- the bcsG gene encoding cellulose biosynthesis protein BcsG, which yields MNSQTSEQKNILNGLGWWNVYFIIKIALFLKGDISFHAIENFAFISFLLLPISLKWLSITRTFISIPVGLWLLHFDSYLPPLDRLWSQIEQLMQFELSYLIELAGRFISLTTLLTIFTLSAAYYLLNKYIRVTVLVLISLIYISVPQSIITTPNINNTPSLLAQQQTTDQNEKEKHPLQISEVNDDVLNDFRNNFFADEAKRVTNFNNNTQSDAPFDLLFLSICSVAWDDIKLVGLQNHPIFDDFDIMFDNFNSATSYSGPAVIRLLRANCGQEEHSQLFDDAASNQCYLFENLADLGFQENLLMNHDGVFDSFLSLIKKDGKIETNLMPQEGLTPYQKGFDGASIFRDKDVLDRWWQERIENDSGQVVALYNTISLHDGNRIINNNASTSLISYKRRLNNLLDDLYSFFNELKASERNIVVMLVPEHGAGMRGDKMQISGMREIPAPSITHVPVGLKVFGKNIERTGKNVHITAPSSYLAISSLVSNILDQNIYELATFDPEKLVINLPETSVVAENSGTTVMDINNKHYISLDGNTWSEYPTN from the coding sequence ATGAATAGCCAAACATCTGAACAAAAAAACATTCTTAACGGTCTAGGCTGGTGGAATGTTTACTTTATTATAAAAATAGCCTTGTTCTTAAAAGGTGACATCAGCTTTCATGCTATTGAAAATTTCGCCTTTATCAGCTTTTTATTATTACCCATATCGCTTAAATGGCTAAGCATTACTCGAACCTTTATCTCTATTCCCGTTGGCTTATGGTTGTTGCATTTTGACTCCTATTTACCACCACTTGACAGACTGTGGTCTCAAATAGAGCAACTTATGCAATTTGAGCTGAGCTATCTAATAGAGCTAGCGGGCCGATTTATCTCACTAACAACGTTATTAACTATTTTTACGTTGTCTGCTGCTTACTATTTATTAAATAAATATATTCGAGTAACTGTACTGGTTCTAATTTCGCTAATTTATATTAGTGTTCCACAATCAATTATCACAACGCCAAACATTAACAATACCCCATCATTATTAGCACAACAGCAAACAACAGACCAAAACGAAAAAGAAAAACACCCGTTACAAATTTCAGAAGTTAACGATGATGTACTCAATGACTTTAGAAACAACTTCTTTGCTGATGAAGCAAAACGAGTCACAAACTTCAATAACAATACTCAATCAGATGCACCATTCGACCTTCTTTTCTTAAGTATCTGTTCTGTTGCGTGGGATGATATTAAACTTGTAGGCTTGCAGAATCACCCGATCTTTGATGATTTTGACATCATGTTTGATAATTTCAACTCTGCTACATCTTATAGCGGACCAGCGGTAATTCGCCTTTTACGGGCAAACTGTGGACAAGAAGAACATAGCCAGTTATTTGACGATGCAGCATCTAATCAATGCTATTTATTTGAAAACTTAGCAGATCTTGGATTCCAAGAAAACTTATTAATGAACCATGATGGTGTTTTCGATAGCTTCTTAAGCCTTATTAAAAAAGATGGAAAGATTGAAACAAACTTAATGCCGCAAGAAGGGTTAACCCCTTATCAAAAAGGTTTTGATGGCGCATCTATCTTTCGAGATAAAGATGTTTTAGACCGTTGGTGGCAAGAGCGTATAGAAAATGACAGTGGTCAAGTCGTCGCTCTATACAATACAATTTCACTTCATGATGGCAACCGTATTATTAACAACAATGCGTCAACTAGTCTAATCAGCTATAAACGTCGATTAAACAATTTACTCGACGATTTGTATTCCTTCTTTAATGAACTAAAAGCATCTGAACGTAATATTGTGGTTATGCTGGTGCCTGAACATGGTGCTGGAATGCGCGGTGATAAAATGCAAATTTCTGGAATGCGTGAAATCCCAGCACCATCAATAACCCATGTACCGGTCGGTTTAAAAGTGTTTGGCAAGAATATTGAACGAACAGGAAAAAATGTGCATATTACAGCACCATCAAGTTATTTAGCTATTTCTTCTTTAGTGTCAAATATCTTAGACCAAAATATTTATGAACTAGCCACCTTTGATCCTGAAAAACTTGTTATCAATTTACCCGAAACATCTGTTGTTGCAGAGAACTCAGGAACAACAGTTATGGATATAAACAATAAACATTATATTTCACTAGATGGTAACACTTGGAGTGAATACCCAACAAATTAA
- a CDS encoding IS4-like element ISPpr4 family transposase encodes MTMTLFEQHQLPCILESRLSKRYQTLIMEHMTVNSSNAPGVKSLRHHTQSWASTQATWRFYHNEDVTFPMLSGPMLGLARSGVKESQSRYVLMAHNWCHINFAKHHSKLDKTKMSHALDVGYELQASLLVDANTGAPIAPAGLNLLTSNGIYQCQSQELQPKQSHLDSLFDSIHWQEQLHLDKPLVHVVDREADSAKDLRRLGSVHWLTRTKKGSTFRHEGQFKTAEIISRTISPYLKGVISLRGKEGYLFVGETTVELHRKSEKLASAAPTCRLVMSLVTDDEGKELARWYLLSNVLDVDATEIATWYCHRWNIESWFKLLKSDGHQLEKWQQTTAESILKRLITASVATTLIFKLYSDSSDEANEFKGFLVKLSGRLTKRTKPVTQPSLLAGLWVFLQMCEVLDTYTMDEINAMRQIASSFFAQSV; translated from the coding sequence TTGACGATGACTCTTTTTGAACAACATCAATTACCCTGTATCCTTGAATCAAGATTATCTAAGCGTTATCAGACCCTTATAATGGAACACATGACAGTTAATTCTAGCAATGCACCAGGTGTAAAATCTCTTCGCCACCACACACAATCATGGGCATCGACACAAGCAACATGGCGTTTTTATCATAATGAGGATGTGACTTTTCCTATGCTAAGTGGCCCGATGCTGGGTCTTGCTCGTTCTGGTGTGAAAGAAAGTCAAAGTCGATATGTATTAATGGCTCATAATTGGTGCCATATCAATTTCGCTAAACATCATAGTAAGTTAGATAAAACTAAGATGTCACACGCTCTCGATGTTGGCTACGAACTGCAAGCGTCTTTATTGGTAGACGCAAATACTGGCGCACCCATTGCTCCAGCAGGTCTTAACTTACTGACAAGCAACGGTATTTATCAATGCCAAAGCCAAGAGTTACAACCCAAGCAAAGTCACCTAGATTCACTCTTTGACAGCATTCATTGGCAAGAACAATTACATTTAGATAAGCCCCTGGTGCATGTTGTTGATAGAGAAGCAGATTCAGCGAAAGACTTAAGACGTTTAGGCTCAGTTCACTGGCTAACTCGAACTAAAAAAGGCTCAACGTTCCGTCACGAAGGTCAGTTTAAAACGGCTGAAATCATCAGTCGAACAATCTCCCCATACTTGAAAGGTGTTATTTCTCTTCGAGGTAAAGAGGGCTATTTGTTTGTTGGTGAAACGACTGTTGAGTTACACCGGAAATCAGAAAAGCTCGCGTCAGCGGCGCCCACCTGTCGCCTTGTTATGAGCCTGGTCACGGATGATGAAGGTAAAGAGCTAGCAAGATGGTATCTGCTGTCTAACGTGTTGGATGTTGATGCAACAGAGATCGCAACGTGGTATTGCCATCGCTGGAATATTGAATCTTGGTTTAAGTTATTGAAGTCAGATGGTCATCAGTTAGAAAAATGGCAGCAAACTACTGCGGAGTCAATATTAAAGCGTCTGATCACAGCCAGTGTTGCAACGACGTTAATATTTAAGCTTTATTCGGACAGCTCGGATGAAGCTAATGAATTTAAAGGTTTTTTGGTTAAGCTGAGTGGTCGTTTAACTAAGCGAACAAAGCCTGTCACTCAGCCATCACTGCTTGCGGGACTATGGGTTTTCCTACAAATGTGTGAAGTACTAGATACCTACACCATGGATGAGATAAACGCGATGAGGCAAATAGCCAGTTCGTTTTTTGCTCAATCTGTGTAG
- the bcsQ gene encoding cellulose biosynthesis protein BcsQ yields MNRIVIVGLKGGVGGTTVTANLSHALHLLSKETITVDLAELNLLRLHFTMDINNDDGWAKHFSNNECWSNASYESPQRMRFVPFGTLNSSELEKYCAHEEEWVAQLSGELSIVDMDAEHWQIIHLPNLEHNQRVNREILNSADLVIVVINPDPISYYLIRNDSINYLELKKLVGGENKIKFLINNFQPESEVSQDFRLVLQKELTSMLLPVSLHRDTTVIDSIANLTNVHTTSPHSQAARDYQSLAFWCVTHLYSRGNDKRGEYV; encoded by the coding sequence ATGAATCGTATCGTTATTGTTGGTCTGAAGGGAGGTGTTGGCGGTACAACGGTCACGGCAAATCTTTCTCACGCTTTACATTTATTGAGTAAAGAAACAATAACAGTGGATTTAGCTGAGTTAAACCTTTTGCGTTTGCATTTCACCATGGATATTAATAATGATGATGGTTGGGCTAAGCATTTTTCAAATAATGAATGTTGGTCTAATGCTAGTTATGAAAGCCCTCAAAGAATGCGCTTTGTTCCATTTGGTACGTTAAACTCATCTGAGTTAGAAAAATATTGTGCACATGAAGAGGAATGGGTAGCGCAACTATCCGGTGAGCTGTCAATTGTTGATATGGATGCTGAGCATTGGCAAATTATTCACTTACCAAATTTAGAACATAATCAAAGAGTAAATAGAGAGATATTGAATAGTGCTGATCTTGTTATTGTTGTTATTAATCCTGATCCTATAAGCTATTATCTGATACGTAATGACTCTATTAATTATCTCGAGTTAAAGAAATTGGTTGGGGGTGAAAATAAAATTAAATTTCTTATTAATAATTTTCAGCCAGAAAGTGAAGTGAGTCAAGATTTTAGACTTGTTTTGCAAAAAGAACTCACCAGTATGCTACTTCCAGTATCATTGCACCGTGATACAACTGTTATTGATAGTATTGCCAACTTAACAAATGTTCATACTACCTCACCACATAGCCAAGCTGCTCGTGATTATCAATCATTAGCTTTTTGGTGTGTTACTCATCTTTACTCAAGGGGTAATGATAAGAGAGGTGAGTATGTATAG